A stretch of DNA from Verrucomicrobiia bacterium:
GATCACGGGTTCAGCAACTCATCCCAATGATCATTGTAGCGGGCTTCCATGAGGGAGCCGAGATGGCGCATGCCTGAAGGGGTCCAACTTTGTCCGGGACGTTTGAATCGGCACTGTCTCTTGCGACACGCGGATTCAACTGGGCCGGAACCGATGGGCCAGCCGCGCCGGTTGATCCTGTGGTAATTCATTCGTCGCGCATGTCCGGCAAAGTATT
This window harbors:
- a CDS encoding ISKra4 family transposase, translating into YFAGHARRMNYHRINRRGWPIGSGPVESACRKRQCRFKRPGQSWTPSGMRHLGSLMEARYNDHWDELLNP